A stretch of the Candidatus Edwardsbacteria bacterium genome encodes the following:
- a CDS encoding 4Fe-4S binding protein, producing MITIHKQLCGNCGLCSGICPALAIILHGWGLEIDKDKCISCGKCVTVCPTGALT from the coding sequence ATGATCACCATTCACAAACAACTCTGCGGAAATTGCGGCTTATGTTCCGGAATCTGCCCGGCGCTGGCCATCATTCTTCACGGCTGGGGCCTGGAGATTGACAAAGATAAATGCATCTCCTGCGGAAAGTGCGTAACAGTCTGCCCCACCGGGGCGCTGACCTGA
- a CDS encoding geranylgeranylglyceryl/heptaprenylglyceryl phosphate synthase yields MFYDYLLKTAKAKGAAFVVLVDPDKVKPAQAVKLGGIFQNEGVDAVFLGTSLLMSDQISLIAKALKRNFKRPIVIFPGSAYQVTKEADALLYLSLISGRNANLLIEEQVKAAPMVKRSGLEVIPTGYMLIESGKLTSATYMSHSIPIPHDKPDIAMVHALAARYLGMKLIYMDAGSGALSPVSEKMISGVAKYADLPVVVGGGIKDPETAGIKARAGATAVVIGNVLEGKMQKDIIGSFARAIHYKD; encoded by the coding sequence ATGTTCTACGATTATCTATTAAAGACCGCCAAAGCCAAGGGCGCGGCTTTTGTGGTGCTGGTGGATCCCGACAAGGTCAAGCCGGCCCAGGCCGTGAAATTGGGAGGCATATTCCAGAATGAAGGGGTGGATGCCGTTTTCCTGGGCACCAGCCTGCTGATGTCGGATCAGATCAGTCTTATTGCCAAAGCATTGAAAAGAAATTTCAAACGGCCGATAGTGATATTCCCCGGCAGCGCCTATCAGGTGACCAAAGAGGCCGATGCCCTGCTGTATCTCTCGCTGATCAGCGGGCGCAACGCCAACCTGCTGATAGAGGAGCAGGTCAAGGCCGCCCCGATGGTCAAACGCTCCGGGCTGGAGGTGATTCCCACCGGCTATATGTTGATAGAATCCGGAAAACTGACATCAGCCACTTACATGAGCCATTCGATTCCCATCCCACATGACAAGCCGGACATCGCAATGGTTCACGCCCTGGCGGCCAGATATCTGGGCATGAAGCTCATCTACATGGATGCCGGCAGCGGCGCCCTGTCGCCGGTATCGGAGAAGATGATCAGCGGAGTGGCCAAGTATGCCGATCTGCCGGTGGTGGTGGGCGGGGGGATAAAGGATCCCGAGACCGCCGGGATAAAAGCCCGGGCCGGAGCCACCGCTGTGGTCATCGGGAATGTGCTGGAAGGAAAAATGCAGAAAGATATCATTGGCAGTTTTGCCAGAGCCATTCATTATAAGGACTAA